The genome window CGCATTGGCTGCCGAAGGCTCTCCGGCACGCTCCCAAGGCGACGCTGGAGACGACAGCCACTGTTGGATTCCAGCCTTCGTAGTTTGCCGGCAGTTCGAGAGCCTCGTCCGCGAGCCCAAGCTCCGCTCCCATTTTCAGCAGAGCATGTGCCGCCGCGACCTTGGCCAAGCCGCACGGAAGCCACAATAGAACCCGATCCTCGGAACTCACCCCGAGGGAGCGAAAGCGTTTCACCCACGCATCGCGCTCCAGTCTCAGATCAGAAAACGCAAGCGACAGGTAGCGCGACGCCTCGCCGCGCTTGGTACGCGGGTCCCTCAGGTACATCGCCGGATCCTCGGCCCTGAAAGCCGCGACCGACTCGAACCGCTCGATCAAATCATAGCCGTCGGCCGCGATGTCTTCGCTCGAACGAGAGGTCCACCCCGCGGAACCAATCTTGGCTTCCCCTTTCTTCGGATCTATCAGATTCTTAGCAAATTGCATTAACCTATAATTCGCGCCACTCCCTGCAATAGATGCGCCACGCCGCCGCCTTATTCCGAAAAACCGCCCAGAACCCTCCGCGAAGATCCGCCAGGAAGGCCTTTGCAGGGCTGGCTTGCTGCATCGCCCTCTTCCTGTTCACCCCACAGCCACGGGCCTCCGACCAGGCTCTTTCTCACGCCGCCCTCTTCGCCCCCAACAAAACCTTTCTCTATTTCGCCCAAGGCTCGCAGCTCACCTCCGACGATCCTTCAAGCTTTTCCCTGCAAAACGCAGCATTCCTCGCGCAATGCAGCTTGCTTATCTACGTCAAGGAACCGGAGTTCATCACCGACACGCTGCAGGAGGCAGGCTTCGGGCAAACTGAAATATTCGACACGGAGGGCACCTTCGCCTTTCTCAGCGAAAGCGAAGCGCACATCGTCATCACCTTCCGCGGCACCGAGTCCGGCGATCGAGCAGATTACCTAACCGATTCAAAGTTCAACCAGACTGCCTTTTCCGAGCACGGCACCGCCCACTCCGGTTTCGTGGAAGCCCTCGCCCAAGTCGCCCCTGACCTGCTCGACACCCTCGGCGCTCGATCCGAAGCCGCGCCCCAGAAAACGGTTTGGCTGACCGGACACAGTCTCGGCGGAGCCCTCGCAACCTTGTTCGCCTTGCAAAACCCAGATCAGGTAGACGCCGTTTACACCGTCGGAGCTCCCCGCACCATGGGCCGCAAACTAGCAGCCCACTGGGAGGACAAGCTGCCGCTTTTCCGCGTAGTGAACAACAACGACATCGTGCCTCGCTTACCCACTCCCCCTTTCTACGAACACCTCGGCCCGACCTATTTCCTGACTGCCGATCGCAGCCTAATCGTTGATCCAACCGGCAGCAAAGCTTTCAAAGAACGCTTTCGCGGCCACAAGAAGTTCATGAAGCGCCTCGTCACCGAACACTGGCTGCAAAAGGACTTCTCCGCCATTCCCTCGGACTACTTCGTCGACCACTCGCCGCGGCTCTACGCCGAAATCCTCATCGAGCTGGCTGACGAAAAGTAGGGCCGAAGCAGACTCTACCGTGTAAGACCTTCCATTGAAAACCTCGCGATCAACCGGTCTCCCATCGCGACGCAAGGTCGCTTCCCACAAGATGTAACACAAAAAGCTTACACCGCACCAGAGACCGCCCTGAATCGTTCTCAGCAACGTTATCAGTCATCACCAAATACAGTGGCAACCGCGGTCGCATTAGAAATCACTCCTGCAGCGCGGACGACACGAAGGTAGTCCCTATATGGTCGCACTCACCGGAAAGGACCGGTGAATGTGTCGGCTTCCAGCCTCGGTGCCACCCGGTCCGCTTCACCGGAGTCCCCCTCGAGCCCAACTGCAAGCTAGGAAATTCCCATTCCACTAAATCGACCGCATCCCCCCAAAAATCGGTTCATCCCATACGCAGAGGATTCGCTTTATTACCTGTAGGGCTAAACACTCACGACGTGCCGCAGGTCCCCACTTTGGAGTATCCTGCATTGCGGCGTGGCGCGAGCGTCAACCCTACGTTCGAGAGCGTCTCCCCGCAAATGGTGATGACCCCCAAAAAATCGGGAATATTCGCGGTCCCTTCCCCCTCTTTGCGGTATGCGAAACCCCTTGCTTCCGCCCCTGCTCGCGCTGCTTGCCCTCAGCGCCGGACTCCTAGTCGCCGGTTGCCAGACCGTGCCCGCCTACCAGCAACAGCACCTTTCCAAGCCGGGCATGACCTTCTCCGACTCGCTGGTCGAAGACTCGCAAACCAAGCTCACCGCCCAAATCGAGCCCGGCTCCCAAACCTCGGGCGGCGCCCAGGCATCCGGCTGCTCAGCCTGCCGCTAATGAAACACGCTCTCGCCCCGCTTCCGTCCCCAGCCCGGCTCCTTTGCGGAATCGGCTGCGTCGCCGCCATCGTCTTCGCAACGCCGAGCCGCGCATTCGACAGCGTCGAAACCTCGCTCGAATCGCTCGACAGCGAATTGTTCGCCGTCGAGCTGCTTACCCTCAGGGCCGAGCACGCCCTGGGCGACTGGGAACTGCAAGGCACCTTCTCGCTCAGCGAATACGACATCGACTTCCAGCCGGTATCCTTCGACCTGCTGGGCCAAGCCGCTCAGCTCAGGGAACAGGCTCGCTCCGCCAATCTAATCGCCAGCAAGGCAGTCGTCGACAAGCTCACTCTCGACTTCGGAATCGCTTACCGCGACGGCTTCTCCAACTATCGCTCCGTCTGGCTCGACACCTACTTCGACCAACACTTCGAGCCCCTGGAAGGCGTTCCGGGACATGAGCTGTACCAAGACGTTCAGCCTTCCGCTGCGAGCGTGACCACAGGCCT of Pelagicoccus enzymogenes contains these proteins:
- a CDS encoding lipase family protein — its product is MRHAAALFRKTAQNPPRRSARKAFAGLACCIALFLFTPQPRASDQALSHAALFAPNKTFLYFAQGSQLTSDDPSSFSLQNAAFLAQCSLLIYVKEPEFITDTLQEAGFGQTEIFDTEGTFAFLSESEAHIVITFRGTESGDRADYLTDSKFNQTAFSEHGTAHSGFVEALAQVAPDLLDTLGARSEAAPQKTVWLTGHSLGGALATLFALQNPDQVDAVYTVGAPRTMGRKLAAHWEDKLPLFRVVNNNDIVPRLPTPPFYEHLGPTYFLTADRSLIVDPTGSKAFKERFRGHKKFMKRLVTEHWLQKDFSAIPSDYFVDHSPRLYAEILIELADEK